ATAGTGGCTAAGGAGTATTCGAGTCATCGTTTCAGCCCGAGATTCAACTACGTAGTCCACGATCTAAAAATCCCAATGAAAAGTGATTCGGGGATCTGGAATCAATCCCGACTCCCGAATCACGAGGCTGGATTttcagtggacattttaggAACCATCatcagtgggtacggaaagtattcagaccctcttaaatttgtcactctttattatattatagTTAATATtatagttcattttttcctcattaatgtacacacggcaccccatattgacagaacaaaaaggaattgttgaaatttttgcagatttattaaaaaagaaaaactaaaaaaatatcacacagccataacaattccgaccctttgctgcgacactcgtatatttaactcgggtgctgtccatttcttctgatcctccttgagatggttgcacaccttcattggagtccagctgtgtttgattatactgactggacttgattaggaaagccacacacctgtctatctAAAACCTTtcagctcacagtgcacgtcagagcaaatgagaatcatgaggtcaaaggaactgcctgaagagctcagagactgaattgtggcaaggcacagatctgaccaaggatacaaaaaaaattctgctgcacttcaggttcctaagagcacagtggcctccgtaatcctgAAAGGGAagccgtttgggacgaccagaagccttcctagagctggccgtccggccgaaCTGAGCAaacgggggagaagagccttggtgagagatgtaaagaagaacccaaagatcactgtggccgagctccagagatgcagtcgggagatgggggaaagttctagaaagtcaaccatcactgcagccctccaccagtcggggcttgatTGCAGAGCGGCCTGAcggaagacacatgaaagcccgcatggagtttgctaaaaacacctgaaggactccaagaaggtgAGAactaagattctctggtctgatgagaccaagagaactttttggccttaactctaagcggtatgtgtggagaaaaccaggcactgctcatcacccgtccaatacagtcccaatagtgaagcacggtggtggcagcatcatgccgtggggtgtttttcagctgcagggacaggacgactagactttacaccgatctgatcggcctgatcggtatcggccgatatttagcattttagacCGCGgtcgccgctccggtgagtaactcggggggggggaaaaaactgagcggatttgcgaaagttggtgaaagaaagtccggagtagcctccttgatggttagcaagtctccccttgtgtaagcgagtcgtgtaatgtctccaaagacgaacgaaaaacacaaaaacaaaagcaatactagagagcgcgtaaccgaggcgtccaGACGGGTGGGCGCCATCTCGGTGCgtccggatacactcgttaccatggcgaggacaacaagagtggatcgcgccgactgcattataagaaaaaaatggagaaagacgtgtgttggtggtcactggtgctcaggacgggagaggacgttcgtttaaggctcgcttgaggtatgttcacgtacttttgcaactccaattccaataaagttgggatgttgtgtttgttaaacataaataaaaccgcaatacaatcatttgcaaatcatgttcaacctatattgaattgaatacactacaaagacaagatctttcatgttcaaactgatcaacttgattgtttcgCTGATTGAGTCACTCGCTCTTTGTCGACTCACTCCGTTGGGATTTTCAGTGGCCATTTTAGGAACTATCGAGGTCCGGTATTTAGCTGCTGTTTGACAAGGGAGAGGCTCGCATCTCAGCGGAGAGTTTTGTAGAGAAGtcgcattgcattgtgggatacggCGAGAGAGGCCGCGGAGGATGCATTCCCATCATTCCCGTCAACTTGTCACTTTGCTCCCAGAAGCAAAACAAACGACTGGCGTTTGTTTCCCGCCAGAGCGGGAATGTCCACGTGTGGACGCAATCTCTCTTGCGAGTACACGGAGACAccaaagtttttttatttgtatcttaTGTAATAACCGGCTATCACGTGTAcacacgtttttgtttttgttttaaacaactgGCCAAATGAAGACGAggattttgattttgaaaatggaCACACAGCCCACCCGAAGCCTGGCTTAAAACGCAGATTCCAACTCGCAACCCTACTACGACACTCTAACCATGGCTTTAACGTCCAACTAACCCGTGAAGCGGTTCGGGGAGCGCATCGTCTAGCGGCCGAAGCGTCTGCAGTTCTAATCCCGGCTGCGACCGGCTGCTGTTGAAGTGTCCTCGGGCAAGACGAACTCGAAATGGCTTCCAGGTCAGCATTGTACGTGAGAAACtgctctcaattgccttacccggttaaacaaaggaaatgaTGACTAGTAAAgctgaaccatccatccatccgtccattgtcaacaccgcttatcccggttagggtcgcggggcgccgcagcctatcccagctgacttcgggcgaaaggcggactacgccctgaactggtcgccagtcagtcgcagggcacatatagacacggacgaccgtttgcactcacattcacaccgtcactgagtgggaactgaacccacgctgcccgcaccaaagtcaggcgagtgcaccactacagcATCAGTGACTAAAGCTGAAccctatttttaaatttttacccAAACTTcaaaagcctaatttgaaaccctactttaaaaaacCGGAAtctaaaatacataaacaacaTAACGTAAAACTCCTCTAAACCAAACTGGAAACCCAAGCCCATTTTCGAGAACCCTAACCGAGCCGTGAGACCAGACTTTGATGGCGTACTGCTGCAACTGGCTCTTGAATCAGACGTGACATTTCACATCAATTGGCAACATATTTGATCATATCTACTGAAATCGTAAAGCTCATGTAAATCGTCAAGAtggcacactttttattttattttatttatttgcttttttacgGCAGCACGGTAGAGGACCGGTTAGCACGCtacataagtgcagtccatttaacatttagcattgaaatccggcctcgcctgtgtggagtttgtgttatgttatgttctccccgtgcccgcgtgggttttctccgggtattccggtttcttcccgcatcccaaaacatgcacggtgggttaattgaagactctgaagtGTCCGTACgcgtgaatgcgagtgcgaatggttgtttgtttctgtgcgccctgcgattggctggcgaccagttcagggtgtaccctgcctctcccccAGAGTCAGCTTGAATCGGCGCCAGGGTGCCCGCGACCCATCAGGAGGAGAAGCGCtacgcaaaatggatggatggatgattattgcTGGCGCTCtggctttgtgtgtgtaattgtcTCCAACAATGAAAAGCCACGCTTGAAgtcttattttcacattttggtcCACAATCGGCAAGATGAGGTAAAAATAAGATTTTCATGGCAGTCCACCGCCTATGTCATCTGAACAACAAGATGTCTTCAACTTGTTTGGGACAACGAAGCTGTTGACGGCCTCAAACGAGCCTCTCGCAAAACGCTCGCAAAAGCCGGAAACGGCTTCGTTGCTCGGGCGCATTGCGACAACCTCCCGAGGCTCTCGAGTCACATTAACGCTAAACACAGCTCCGGCGATGGTTGTAAAAGaagcagaataataataataataataatagcagagTAGTGTTTGCATTCCTTTTCGTTGAAAGGGCAAATTAAGCAAAAGGAGAAAAATCCGATATATCCAAAaaaggaaatggaaaaagatgctgcaaatcatcaaacttcattttggcattaaagtTTGAAAAAATTTTCATCTCAGAAACAATGATTGCCGTGTGAATGCCAACAACTGGCAATAATTAAACTACTCATATCAGtgaaatgaattgattttcaaaaggaaattcagtgtgCCGCATCTTCATCGTTACTGattgatatgaaaatgacacatACAGTTGAGGACGACTGTTACGTGATGTTGTCCAAATTAATGTAggaaaaattgtttttcaaaattctCCTCAAACAACACTTTGCTCGCGTCACGAAAGGTCGAATGCCAGGCGTAGCTCCTCCTCCCTCAGGCTGCGGTCCAATCGCTGCGTCTCGACCCGCAAGACGGAAGCGGTCATCGGACGTAGCGTGACGGCGGCCAGCGATTGGCTGAGATCCTCATGGAGcgtcccgccgccgccgcgttgCCTGCGGGGAGGATGGACAGCCGGCGCCCGCTGGTGGCCATCCAGTGACATTGACACGTGCAGGTCGCTCGCCTGAGGATGAAGCGGGACCAActcttcattcattccttcaATCAATAAATTAATCTATCAAtcgtttattcattcatttatttgttcaatcGTTTGTCGATTTATTCGTTTGGCCGATCactcgttcattcattcattgtagaGGGGCAACAATGAATCGATAAATCAGCAACCATTTTGagctcaaaataaaacatttgcaaatgtctgctctcattttggaaaacaatgataaacatattttctgaatttctgacagatgttacggaccaaaccaggaactgaatcatTCTCGCTGTATGTTTGTGGATTTCCAGCAGCGTCAAGTAGGGCCCGATTAATCGGTTGGCTGATTTAATTAGCcaatattagcccttttcaaatcggccaaattttgcagattttgtttCTCCCTAAACACATTCACATATTACAAAATAAGACAACGATAGTGACATCCAAATAAACATCCCACCCTCCCCCCAAATCAGCAGAAAATCGGACGATTTTGCCCCACAAATTGGTCAAAATGTGGCGATTTTCTCTCTGTTGTTAAACAAATACCAAAGGATGTTTTATAAAAACCTCAACTGTTCTGCCTGTActtcatatctttattgttttaagcgTTAAGGGACAAGaaaagaagttattttattctttttttaattaatcatctGATTAAACGGTCAtcggaattttattctgccaaatattggAATCGGCGTCGGCCTGAAAAGAATCCATATCGACCAGGCCctgctgtcaatttgaaatcatgtcctgtttttgaataaagggatggaaattaaaatgtttttatctgaCACATTAATCAATCCAAAATatcaacagattaatcgatGATTAAAATAAGTTGGTCGCATCCCAATTGATCCATTCATTcgaatttttgtattcattgccAAGAGGTGGGGTGTATTCCAGCTGTCTCGAGCGTGCGTGTACGTTCGTACCTGTCTGAGCGCGCCTCTTTCcatcttgagtttgttgttgttttctttcagtTTGACTTTCTTGTTGTGCGCGCGCTCCAGCTTGATTTCCAGGCGAGCCACGCGactctgcagcagcagcagtctaGCTCCGCCCCCGTCGCGCCGCCGCCACCGCTCCCCGTAGACCGCCGGCTCGGCCTCGGGCCGTCCCGGAGCCCGGCGGGGATGCTCCTCGTCCTGCCTCGGCCTCGCCACCTTCACGGCAACACGGCGAGCGAGCGTCACGTCAGTGAGGACGCCGTCCAGAAGGCGGACGTGTGCGCGTGGGCCCATTTGGGCGccatttgaaaatcaaatgtatatacagtacagtcgtttttttaatttgtacttaatttatatgtatttattgatttatactTTCttttatacattataaattTCTCTGAACTTGCGCGTGAATGTTGAGCAGCTGAAGCTTAAACGAAACGCTGCGTCGTTCAACGTGGAAAGCTGACGGGATCTCAGGAATGGGAAATATTTTGTGCTCGCGATGGAATAGCTTCTCAATGTGAATTTTTGTACTGTTGAAGACAAATTTGACAAACTGAATTCTGAATGGGAAAGATGTGAAACCTTTTGCCGTTGATCGTTTTCTGGGCAATGAATGGGGACTATTTGGGGTGGAAAAAGTGTGAAATTGAGGAATAAGAAAAATCTCCTGGATTGCGCAACTTTTGGAATCTTAatgttgaagttggaatgggtTGAGAAATGTGCAGGTAGTtaagtgtggaaaaaaaggtgGCGCTAATggtagtaataataatcataataatcaggTTTTTGGGTGTGGAATAACTTCAGCATTCTGACACTTCTTACCCGAGCCTGCGTTCGCCTGTGCCGCCTCCTCGGCTCCTCCTCCTTCAAGTGTTCCTGCTCCTCCTCAGAGCTCCTCGGACTGCTTTTGCTCTCGTCCCAAATGCACCTCCTCTCACGGCCCACCTCCAGCATCTGCCCCTCCTCCTGGAGTGTCCTCCAACTATTCTCTTCATTCCGCTTGTCCTCCTCTGTGGTCAAATACTCCTCCTCACGGCACCTCTTCTCCTCCTCGAACTTCCTCTCTTCCTCCGGCCTCAACCTCTCTTCCTCCTCGGTGCTCCGCCGTTCTCCTGCCTCTCTGCTCCTCGTCTCCCCCCGCTCCTCGCCTCGGACTTCAGGTCCTCCGTCCCGGTCGGTCTCGCACGCCTCCGCCACCTCCCGCTCCTTCTCGAGGGCGCTCCTGAGACGCTCCTCTTCCTCACGGCTCTCCTGGTTCAGACAGAGGCGGCGTCACGTTGCTAAAAAGCGGGGATCGACGGAGAAGACAGCTGTCACGGAAACCGTCGTAACGCCATACCTGCAGGAGTCTCCGCAGCGTCCCcgtcgcctcctcctcctcgtccctGGCCTTCCCCCGGCTGTCGTTGACCTGGAGGAGCGAGTGGCGTCAGTGCAGTTTTAGCGCCACCTTCAGGATCGTGCGGTGCAGCTTTTTGAGCCAACGGCGGTGTTGGGAATCGACTCGCGCTGAAGATATTTTGGCACCGCAACGCCACACAAAGCCCAAATCCTTTTTCTGCATCGGCGCAATGCGTCACTGGATATGGCTCAGTCTCATATAATGTGATCAATAACGGCAAAGACACGGCCCACCGAATTTACTTTGGAAGAACCAATTTGACTagtatgagtatttgaattattggcagttgttatttATGGTCATCATTGTTtctaggaaagaaaaaaaatgtctaaagTCATATTTGTCACacctttaatgccaaaatgtctttaaggTTAGCTTTTGTGAAGATCCATCCGTCCTTTTTCCGTATCGCTTTTGTCAcgcaggcgtgctggcgcctatcccggccgactccgggcgagaggcgggtacaccccggactggtcggcagccaatcgcagggcacgcataCACAAACAAGCGTTggcacgggcaatttagagtcttcaagcaACCGACGGCGCatgccatttttgtcttttccatgaaaacaaacGCACGCGCGTCTTCGCGTCACTCGAGCTTTCTTTAGCGTTGTTGTCGCAATACAACAGAGGCATCTgtgatgaggcagccattttgcattcacacaacagcagacagcaaaataaatgctgttatATCTGCGATATTATAGTAATTAATGATCAAGTATACAttattcatgcactcactgtcgtagcctcgccactctgcactatttgcatatcggTTGTgggccaatactggccactggtgtccttgagaagtatctgcaccatttgcactgttccagattatcgcactactaatcactttaaagtgcttacatttcttgaagtctctgcatcATTTACACGATTgtgccccaaaacatttttcttggCATTACCACATGACTGGTaaacttttattgctcagtgacccGATCCCAAAAGTACTTTCTGTccattgaccgtctgttgtcgtactagagcggctccaactaccggagacaaattccttgtgtttgacatacttggccaataaagatgattctgatatgaatgaatatgtacgAATTTGTCAATGTGCAGCAACTATTGCATCATTCCGACTGTATGAAGACAAGCGTGTAACTGCGTTATAAATAGTAGttgggatcatttatgcactagTATCcgcagtttgaagggcaacacgtgTCAATTGCGCAAGTGGCACCATTTTTATCAAGCCGTTTATGTCTTTCCTGTTATCCGTAAATAGCAAAGCAAggcggcataaaaaaaacaaacaggtgCGTTGTGGGATACGTGGGCGGGGCTGGGGGAGGATTTCAAAGCTCGCCACAGAGAGGCGTACCTGTTCCTGCAGGGCCCGGAAGTTGCGCGCCATGTCGTGTAGCATGTTCTGCGCTCCTCTCAGCTCCTCTTGCACCTCCTGGCGCCTCGTGGCTTCCCTCCTCACAGCCTCCCTGAGAGCCTCGGCCTCCTCTTCAGTCCTCAGCAGCTTCTCCTGCgcttcctccttctcctcctctttggCCCTCACGTCCGCTTCGAGGAGCACCGCCTCCTCCTCGCGCCGCCGTAACTCCTCCCGTGATTCTCGCTTCAGCCGTTCATCTTTGCGGACCTCCTCTCTTAGAATGGAGAGCTCTTCTTTGGTCCTCATCAGCTCCTCCTGAGCTGCATGCACCTCCTCCCTGACCCTTGTCACTTGATTATCCGGCCCGCCGTTCTCCGACTCGTCCCCCTCCCCCGGCACCTCCACTACGGCCTCCTTCTGCTCCTCTTCTTCAGGACTGTTTTGCTGCTGCCTCCTCCCTTCGGGATGTCTCCACTGCACCTCTCTCAGCCTCTGGACCTCCTCCTCCCGCTCCTGCAGTGCACATTTCAGCTTCTGGACCTCTTCCTCAAACTTCTCCTGTAAGCTTCTCAGTTTCAtggcctcctccttctcctcctcttgcCCTCTTGACATGCTTTTGAGCTTGTGCAACTCTTCCtctcgctcctcctcctctctatTTGGCTGCTGGACCTCCTCTTCTTTTTGCTCCTGCACCTCCTCATCCAGCTCCTCCTGTATGCTCCTGAGCTTCAGGACCTCCTCCTCCCGCTCCCGCAGCACACGTTTCAGGTTCTGCAACTCTTCCTCTTGCTCCTCCTTCACTCTACTCGGCTGCTGGACCtcttgctcctcctcctctttttgtTTCTGCAGCAAGCTTTTGAGCTCCTGAACCTCCTCCTCACGGTCTTTCAACATGCTACTGAGCTTCTGGACCTCCTCCTCAAACTTTTCCTGTAAGCTTCTCAGTTTCGtggcctcctccttctcctcctcttgcCCTCTTGACATGCTTTTGAGCTTGTgcaactcctcctcctcctctctatTTGGCTGCTGGACCTCCTCCTCTTTTCGCTCCTGCACCTCCTCATCCAGCTCCTCCTGTATGCTCCTGAGCTTCAGGACCTCCTGCTCCTGCAGCACCATTCTCAGCTTGTGAGTCTCCTCCTCTCGCTTCTCCTGTATGCTCCTGAGCTTCAggacctcctcctcctgctcccgCAGCACACGTTTCAGCTTCTGCAACTCTTCCTCTTGGTCCTCCTTCACTCTACTCAGCTGCTGGACCtcttgctcctcctcctctttttgtTTCTGCAGCAAGCTTCTGAGCTCCTGAACCTCCTCCTCACGGTCTTGCAGCATGCTACTGAGCTTCTGGACCTCCTCCTCAAACTTTTCCTGTAAGCTTCTCAGTTTCGTGGCCTCCTCCTTCCCCTCCTCTTGCCCTCTTGACATGCCTTTGAGCTTGCGCAACTCCTCCTCtcgctccttctcctcctctctaATTGGCTGCTGGATCTCCTCCTCTTTTCGCTCCTGCACCTCCTCATCCAGCTCCTCCTGTATGCTCCTGAGCTTCAGGACCTCCTGCTCCTGCAGCACCATTCTCAGCTTGTGAGTTTCCTCCTCTCGCTTCTCCTGTATGCTCCTGAGCTTCAGGACCTCCTCCTCCCGCTCCCGCAGCACACGTTTCAGCTTCTGCAACTCCTCCTCTCGCTCCTCCTTCACTCTACTCAGCTGCTGGACCtcttgctcctcctcctctttttgtTTCAGCAGCAAGCTTCTAAGCTCCTGGACCTCCTCCTCCCGGTCTTTCAGCATGCTACTGAGCTTCTGGACCTCCTCCACTCGCTCCTCTTTCATGCTACTTGCTTGCcggacctcctcctccttctcctctttttgcTTCTCCAGCACATTTCTGAGCTTCTGGACCTCCTCCTCGTTCCGCTTCTCCTGTGCGCTTCTCAactgctgctcctcctcctcctgctcttgCAGCATACTTTCCAGCTTCACCACCTCCTGCTCCCGCTCCTTCAGCTCGCGCGTGATCTTGGCAGCCTCCCGTTCAGCTTTTTCCCTCCATTCCTGCTCTACAGTTTTCCGGGCCTCCTCCTTGTCGCTCCTCCACTGCGCTTCTGCGAGCAGGAGCTCCAGCTCCTCCGCTCTGACCTCCTTTTCCTTCAGCTTTCGTTCGGCCTCCCGAAGCTCGCCGGTTTGCTCCTCCTGCCGGAGCACTGCCAACCTCAGGCCTTCTCCAACTCGCCGcagctcctcctccttctcccgGACTTCCCTCATGTGCGCCTCCTTAAGCTCCTCcgccttctccttctccttttcCAGCTGCGTGATGCGAGAGTGGAGCAACTCTGTCTGCTGCTCCCTCCTCAGCTCCTCCTTTCCCTTTGCGTCCTCCTCCAGtcgctttttttcttctgccaCCACAGCTTTCTGCGCCTCCCTGAGCTGCTCCTCTTTCAATTCCTCCACACGCCTCTTCAGGGTCTCCCACTCCTCATTCTTTGTTGTCAACCTGTCCCTGAGTTGCTCCACCTGATCCTCCTGCTCCTTCATTTCGTTCAGTAGCACTTCCACGCGCCTCCTCAGGGTCTCCAGCTCTTCGTTCTTTATTGCCAACTCGTCCCTGAGTTGCTCCGTCTGCTCCTCCTGGTCCTTCATTTCCTTCAGTAGCACTTCCACACGCCTCCTCAGGGTCTCCAACTGCTTCGCTATGGCTTCCTCCTCCAACTTCTTCCTTTCTCCTTCTGCCACCAGCGCTTTCGTCTCCTTAGACGCGGCCTCTTCCTGCTGCTTTATTTCTTCCTGCAGGCCTTCCATGCGCCTCGTCAGGGTCGCCATCTCCTCACCCTTTGCTCTTAACTCCTTCCCGAGTTGCTCCTTCTGCTCCTTCATTTCGGCCAGTAGTCCTTCCACGCGCCTCCTCTGAGTCTCCATCTCCCCGTCTTTTGTTCCTAACTCCTTCGTCAGTTGCGCTACTTGCTCCTCCCGCTCCTTCAGTAACACTTCCATGCGCCTCCTCAGGCTCTCCAACTCTTTCATATTTTGTTCCTCCTCCAGTTGCATCATTTCTCCTTCTGCTACCAGAGCTTTCTTCTCCTTGGACGCCACCTCCTCCTGTTCCTTTATTTCCTCCTGTAGGCCTTCCACGCGCCTCCTCAGAGCGTCCACCTCCCCGTCTTTGGTTCCCAACTCCTTCCTTAGCTGCTCCTTCTCTGTCTTCCAGGCCTCCTCTTTCTCCGTCTGATGGTGCTCCTTTTTGGAGGTGATTCTGCACAGCTCCTCCCGTAGACATCGGAGTTCGCCTGGAGGAGAACAAAGATGGATTGTGACTGGCGGTGCTGGGTGATAGGACgagtagggggggggggaaataaaataaaaaaagtagggCGGAGAAAGTAGTAGTGTAGTATTGACGAGgttttacacaatcaggattttagGGGCCGATCACTGATGTTAACAAAACGATAACTGATCTCCAATCCGATCACACGatagagcaatgtgtctatttaaatgtatatatttgtgcactgtatactgagtatcttcaaaagtattctctggtcaggtcatgtattctaatcagtcagggcaaaccaacattacaacatgacagaaataatgggtgctaacttactgtaataacATTACTtgattgcaattaaattacttcacacacgtTTACGTAcaactagcttgctaggctacataatgttttcttgcctgcttgcgagccgtatcgtacaagcccaattccaatgtagttgggacgttgtgttaaacaaataaaaacagaatacaatattttgcaaatcatgttcaacctatatttaa
This is a stretch of genomic DNA from Phycodurus eques isolate BA_2022a chromosome 20, UOR_Pequ_1.1, whole genome shotgun sequence. It encodes these proteins:
- the LOC133395373 gene encoding trichohyalin-like isoform X3, with product MREELCRVRLFLQSSCDSASLDLIKMYRPPPSSLASSLVAPPSSSSLGTFTVGEMLEAEPEDRMRDSEGSLEVVAQAVGKLCGVLKASAPLQSVLGRDSSSLLSVLSQTESAVQWRQQEMQRAEQLQDDTSKLHKQQDARTAGSCYCRQQQLVEAELRMREEELCKGEAELRSKEAELQKIKEALRWEEEEVPGKEAALHRRAGELRKHEEELLEREDEVDKREEEVLAKEAALHKGKEELQEREQEVQKRQEELQTREEDVHKRQQELHKREEAHKGQEVLDKREKEVLKREQELQEKWEEVQKREEGLQKTEEEADQGEEMLDEREQELQMNQEEFQKREEELQEELEEVQKSKEELQKSFDAELLQRERVVRDVKGALEREELARVRAEEEAAAVRDSLLKRSSQHASVLQELKEAQEQLQLASEEMARIERVHEEQRRESGRLREAQDAMHRQRELHQQEAQELRSRSASLQEQLEEQHTQLSHANLERSHLSANVRTLQEAKEALSGELRCLREELCRITSKKEHHQTEKEEAWKTEKEQLRKELGTKDGEVDALRRRVEGLQEEIKEQEEVASKEKKALVAEGEMMQLEEEQNMKELESLRRRMEVLLKEREEQVAQLTKELGTKDGEMETQRRRVEGLLAEMKEQKEQLGKELRAKGEEMATLTRRMEGLQEEIKQQEEAASKETKALVAEGERKKLEEEAIAKQLETLRRRVEVLLKEMKDQEEQTEQLRDELAIKNEELETLRRRVEVLLNEMKEQEDQVEQLRDRLTTKNEEWETLKRRVEELKEEQLREAQKAVVAEEKKRLEEDAKGKEELRREQQTELLHSRITQLEKEKEKAEELKEAHMREVREKEEELRRVGEGLRLAVLRQEEQTGELREAERKLKEKEVRAEELELLLAEAQWRSDKEEARKTVEQEWREKAEREAAKITRELKEREQEVVKLESMLQEQEEEEQQLRSAQEKRNEEEVQKLRNVLEKQKEEKEEEVRQASSMKEERVEEVQKLSSMLKDREEEVQELRSLLLKQKEEEEQEVQQLSRVKEEREEELQKLKRVLREREEEVLKLRSIQEKREEETHKLRMVLQEQEVLKLRSIQEELDEEVQERKEEEIQQPIREEEKEREEELRKLKGMSRGQEEGKEEATKLRSLQEKFEEEVQKLSSMLQDREEEVQELRSLLQKQKEEEEQEVQQLSRVKEDQEEELQKLKRVLREQEEEVLKLRSIQEKREEETHKLRMVLQEQEVLKLRSIQEELDEEVQERKEEEVQQPNREEEEELHKLKSMSRGQEEEKEEATKLRSLQEKFEEEVQKLSSMLKDREEEVQELKSLLQKQKEEEEQEVQQPSRVKEEQEEELQNLKRVLREREEEVLKLRSIQEELDEEVQEQKEEEVQQPNREEEEREEELHKLKSMSRGQEEEKEEAMKLRSLQEKFEEEVQKLKCALQEREEEVQRLREVQWRHPEGRRQQQNSPEEEEQKEAVVEVPGEGDESENGGPDNQVTRVREEVHAAQEELMRTKEELSILREEVRKDERLKRESREELRRREEEAVLLEADVRAKEEEKEEAQEKLLRTEEEAEALREAVRREATRRQEVQEELRGAQNMLHDMARNFRALQEQVNDSRGKARDEEEEATGTLRRLLQESREEEERLRSALEKEREVAEACETDRDGGPEVRGEERGETRSREAGERRSTEEEERLRPEEERKFEEEKRCREEEYLTTEEDKRNEENSWRTLQEEGQMLEVGRERRCIWDESKSSPRSSEEEQEHLKEEEPRRRHRRTQARVARPRQDEEHPRRAPGRPEAEPAVYGERWRRRDGGGARLLLLQSRVARLEIKLERAHNKKVKLKENNNKLKMERGALRQASDLHVSMSLDGHQRAPAVHPPRRQRGGGGTLHEDLSQSLAAVTLRPMTASVLRVETQRLDRSLREEELRLAFDLS